In Cytobacillus sp. IB215665, a single window of DNA contains:
- a CDS encoding DUF4097 family beta strand repeat-containing protein, with protein sequence MNKISYGASVLWKSFVKASVSTIDKKIKDDMIELSEKKSFLSDEVSQIKINSCSNNVRFICSRDNEITVELTGHVNSKLADNFILDTEINDKQLNISLRSKKTSHIGIIIDLSILKITAPKKHFDSIVIDTSSADLDIEDISASTVTLKSHSGDINAKRILVNHTFSIETSSGDIDMMNTKSNTLNINSSSGDIRAQHLSSKLTNAKTSSGDIKILTEKLNGKTTVDSNSGDVSIITEDQPESLKVDFKGSSGETNIKLQGLTYEKNKRNAVVGTIGSGEHELIVRTSSGDFSLK encoded by the coding sequence ATGAATAAAATTTCATATGGAGCATCAGTTCTGTGGAAGAGTTTTGTTAAAGCATCAGTTTCGACCATTGATAAGAAAATAAAAGATGACATGATTGAATTGTCTGAGAAAAAATCATTTTTAAGTGACGAAGTAAGTCAAATAAAAATAAATTCTTGTTCTAATAACGTAAGGTTCATATGTTCACGTGACAATGAGATCACAGTAGAGCTAACAGGACACGTAAACAGCAAATTAGCAGATAATTTCATACTTGATACAGAGATTAATGATAAACAATTAAATATTTCATTACGATCAAAAAAAACATCTCATATTGGTATAATCATTGATCTGTCTATTTTAAAAATAACTGCTCCTAAAAAACATTTTGATTCAATTGTTATTGACACATCGTCAGCAGACTTAGATATTGAAGATATATCAGCTAGTACAGTTACATTGAAATCACATTCCGGAGATATTAATGCAAAAAGAATTTTAGTAAATCATACATTTTCTATTGAAACGTCTAGTGGCGATATTGACATGATGAATACGAAATCAAATACACTTAATATAAATTCGTCAAGCGGAGATATTAGAGCACAACACCTATCATCTAAGCTTACAAACGCCAAAACATCTTCAGGCGATATTAAAATACTCACAGAAAAGCTAAATGGGAAAACGACTGTAGACTCCAATAGCGGTGATGTATCAATTATAACTGAAGATCAGCCTGAATCACTAAAAGTTGATTTTAAAGGCTCCTCTGGTGAAACAAATATAAAGCTACAGGGGCTCACATATGAAAAAAATAAACGTAATGCGGTGGTGGGAACTATCGGTAGTGGAGAGCATGAGCTGATTGTAAGAACTAGTTCTGGAGATTTTTCATTAAAATAA
- a CDS encoding 8-oxo-dGTP diphosphatase codes for MSDHINYKIWTVCMIQDGNKVLLLDRQHDSLKGFIPPGGKVEFPESIVDSALREVKEETGLVVHNLEFKGLYEYVNVDKKDRYMIFNYFTNDFSGELLQESREGRPVWVDIQEAYNLPMQDSIRRRFPLYFEEGTFEIQVEWDNESDKEGIVSIKKT; via the coding sequence ATGAGTGACCACATTAACTATAAAATTTGGACTGTTTGTATGATACAAGATGGGAACAAGGTGTTACTATTAGATAGGCAGCATGATAGCTTAAAAGGATTTATACCTCCCGGTGGAAAGGTTGAATTTCCTGAGAGTATAGTTGATAGTGCTTTAAGGGAAGTCAAGGAGGAAACTGGCCTTGTTGTACATAACCTTGAGTTCAAAGGTTTATATGAATATGTTAATGTGGATAAAAAAGATAGATATATGATATTTAATTATTTTACGAATGATTTCTCAGGTGAATTACTACAAGAATCTCGGGAAGGTCGTCCTGTTTGGGTAGATATACAGGAAGCATACAATCTTCCTATGCAAGACTCAATAAGGAGAAGGTTTCCTCTGTACTTTGAAGAGGGTACGTTTGAAATACAAGTAGAATGGGATAATGAAAGTGATAAAGAGGGTATTGTTAGTATTAAAAAAACGTAA
- a CDS encoding DUF402 domain-containing protein: MLKRKYADRSNWKRVVKRRYSQAYLHSSDFKGHISLLTINKVTEPLTVSYETQNVCIVDDGYSWLQQFPINKHHSVTTMFNEKGEVVQWYIDICNENGVENNIPYMDDLFLDLIVLPSGAIFQQDADELEDARLKGIIDETLYDKAWEEANLIHQQLEEGSFKLLHLSIAHKHMLKNCDEGCT, from the coding sequence ATGCTAAAGCGTAAATATGCAGATCGTTCAAATTGGAAGCGAGTTGTGAAAAGGCGGTATTCCCAAGCTTATCTTCATTCTAGTGACTTTAAAGGACACATATCTTTACTAACAATTAATAAAGTTACTGAGCCATTAACTGTGAGTTATGAAACACAAAATGTCTGTATTGTTGATGATGGCTATTCATGGCTTCAACAATTCCCTATAAATAAACATCATTCAGTTACTACTATGTTTAATGAAAAAGGTGAAGTTGTTCAATGGTATATAGATATTTGTAACGAAAATGGTGTAGAAAATAATATACCTTATATGGATGATTTATTTTTAGATTTAATTGTATTACCATCTGGAGCAATTTTCCAGCAAGATGCTGATGAATTAGAAGATGCGCGATTAAAAGGAATAATAGATGAAACTTTATACGATAAGGCTTGGGAAGAAGCAAACCTAATCCATCAACAACTTGAAGAAGGCTCTTTCAAGCTACTTCATTTATCAATAGCCCATAAACATATGCTTAAAAATTGTGATGAAGGGTGCACTTAA
- a CDS encoding DNA-3-methyladenine glycosylase: MWVKEVDISPPYDFNRVLGRLSLDPLNQVDVEAKMVNVPLYIDNERTIATVRNIGTINHPSFIISGEQSTLQDEVMRRLNHLFQWNVPLQKIADHFKQTNLNKLFEEHRGTPLVLDFNLYGCLMKCIIHQQLNLKFAFTLTERFVKTFGSEVDGVWFYPLPEQIAELSYDMLRELQFSQRKAEYVIDTSRLISEGKLNLDELINMSDEDVISSLVKIRGIGPWTAQNVLLFGLGRKNLFPKADIGIQNALKKYFSLDDKPTKDEMDELSEKWAPYLSYASLYLWRSIENS; this comes from the coding sequence ATGTGGGTAAAAGAAGTTGACATTTCGCCTCCATACGATTTTAATAGAGTGTTGGGACGTTTATCACTAGATCCATTAAATCAAGTTGATGTAGAGGCAAAAATGGTAAATGTACCACTTTATATTGATAATGAACGAACTATCGCTACGGTGAGAAATATTGGTACTATCAACCATCCAAGCTTTATAATAAGTGGTGAACAAAGTACGCTTCAAGATGAAGTAATGAGGAGATTAAATCACTTATTTCAGTGGAATGTTCCTCTTCAAAAAATAGCAGATCACTTTAAACAAACTAATTTAAATAAGTTATTTGAGGAACACCGTGGAACACCTCTTGTTCTTGATTTTAATTTATACGGCTGTTTAATGAAATGTATTATTCATCAGCAGTTAAATTTAAAATTTGCATTTACGCTAACTGAGCGTTTTGTGAAAACATTTGGAAGTGAAGTAGATGGTGTTTGGTTTTACCCATTACCGGAACAAATTGCTGAACTTTCATATGACATGCTGAGAGAATTACAATTTAGTCAGCGTAAAGCTGAATATGTTATAGATACATCGAGATTAATTTCTGAGGGAAAGCTAAACTTAGATGAACTAATCAACATGTCGGACGAAGATGTCATTTCATCTCTTGTGAAAATCCGTGGGATCGGTCCGTGGACAGCACAAAATGTATTATTATTTGGATTAGGTAGGAAAAATCTCTTTCCAAAAGCAGATATAGGTATTCAAAATGCACTAAAAAAATATTTTTCACTGGATGATAAGCCCACTAAAGACGAAATGGATGAACTTAGTGAGAAGTGGGCTCCATACTTAAGCTATGCTTCATTGTATTTATGGCGTAGTATTGAAAATTCTTAG
- the rlmD gene encoding 23S rRNA (uracil(1939)-C(5))-methyltransferase RlmD: MKQKRQNRSRQQNRNRQQKQDTSITLTKGQQFPLTIKRLGINGEGVGYFKKQVVFVPGALPGEEILAEASVIHSKYAEAIIRRIRIKSPHRVKAPCPLYVKCGGCQLMHLDYNEQLKQKRDIVVQAFERYGKVPVEKIQIKETIGMEDPWNYRNKSQFQLGMQKQNVIAGLYGLNSHQLVSINNCMIQHEATTKVTNVIKRILQDMQIPIYNEKSRSGDIRTIVTRVGFKTEEVQVVLVTRTDKLPRKEQLIKEITNRLPEVKSIMQNINGQKTSLIFGEKTVHIHGNEVIQETLGDLSFELSARTFFQLNPIQTVKLYEEVKKAAALSGKEKIVDAYCGVGTIGLWLAEGAAEIRGMDVIAESIEDANKNAKKHGYKNATYVQGKAEELLPKWVKEGWKPDTIVVDPPRSGCDDALLQTIQKVKPKKVIYVSCNPSTLAKDIEKLNRLYKIKYIQPVDMFPHTGHVEAVAVLELNK, translated from the coding sequence ATGAAACAGAAACGACAAAATCGCTCAAGGCAACAAAATCGAAATAGACAGCAAAAACAAGATACATCAATTACCCTTACAAAGGGTCAGCAATTCCCGTTAACGATTAAACGACTTGGCATTAATGGTGAAGGTGTAGGGTATTTCAAAAAACAAGTTGTTTTCGTACCAGGAGCCTTACCTGGAGAAGAAATCTTAGCGGAAGCATCGGTTATTCATTCTAAATATGCAGAAGCTATTATTAGAAGAATTCGCATTAAATCACCACACCGTGTTAAGGCACCATGTCCTTTATATGTTAAATGTGGTGGTTGTCAATTAATGCATCTTGACTATAATGAGCAGTTAAAACAAAAACGTGATATCGTAGTACAGGCATTTGAACGTTATGGAAAAGTACCTGTTGAAAAGATTCAAATAAAAGAAACCATCGGTATGGAAGACCCGTGGAATTACAGAAACAAAAGCCAATTCCAACTAGGTATGCAAAAGCAAAATGTCATTGCCGGGTTATATGGCTTGAACTCACATCAACTTGTGAGCATCAATAACTGTATGATCCAGCATGAAGCAACGACCAAAGTGACAAATGTCATTAAACGCATATTACAAGACATGCAAATACCAATTTACAATGAAAAATCACGCTCAGGAGATATTAGAACAATTGTAACCAGGGTTGGTTTTAAAACAGAGGAAGTACAGGTTGTGCTTGTAACGAGAACGGATAAGCTACCTCGCAAAGAGCAGCTAATCAAAGAAATTACAAACCGTTTGCCAGAAGTAAAGTCCATTATGCAAAACATTAACGGTCAAAAAACGTCGCTCATTTTCGGAGAAAAAACAGTTCATATACATGGTAATGAAGTCATACAAGAAACACTCGGTGACTTATCATTTGAGTTATCGGCGAGAACGTTCTTCCAGCTAAACCCTATCCAAACGGTAAAGCTATATGAAGAAGTGAAAAAAGCAGCCGCATTATCTGGTAAAGAAAAAATTGTTGATGCATACTGTGGTGTAGGAACGATTGGTCTATGGTTGGCTGAGGGTGCAGCAGAAATTCGTGGTATGGATGTCATTGCGGAATCTATTGAAGACGCAAATAAAAATGCTAAAAAACACGGCTACAAAAACGCCACTTACGTCCAAGGAAAAGCCGAAGAACTGCTACCGAAATGGGTCAAAGAAGGCTGGAAGCCAGACACAATTGTTGTCGATCCACCAAGGTCAGGCTGTGACGATGCGTTATTACAAACAATTCAAAAGGTTAAACCGAAAAAAGTGATCTATGTTTCTTGTAACCCATCAACACTAGCTAAAGATATTGAAAAGCTAAATAGACTATATAAAATAAAATATATTCAACCAGTTGACATGTTCCCACATACGGGGCATGTAGAGGCAGTCGCCGTCTTGGAGTTGAATAAATAG
- a CDS encoding MBL fold metallo-hydrolase, with amino-acid sequence MSQKRRISKKLIVVCIMALTLLQATYHAQSVMGYEQETERNDMIIQTNSSNELEEDSRVAPLPENAKGPAIPMDKGYLVEEIGDGIYAVMDGIFTTMFFTTGKGVIAVDAPQSLGEKYLNAIKEVTDEPIKYLIYTHAHKDHIGAASLFPDDVEIFAHEETAKILEKRQDPNRPIPTKPFKGSQKKLKLGNKELLLDYMGDNHQRGNIFIYAPDQKVLMAVDIIFPGWVPFRYLALSEDIPGYIEAHAKIMEYDFDTLVAGHVTRLGTREDVQTQIDYMNDVQKNAENALKTTDLNAIGQNVGFENPWHLMDVYYDEMIKSCNDATVPKWIDKLGGADIYTDTHCSKIIDSLRLD; translated from the coding sequence TTGTCGCAAAAACGACGGATTTCAAAAAAATTGATTGTAGTTTGTATTATGGCACTTACACTATTACAAGCAACATATCATGCTCAAAGTGTTATGGGATACGAGCAGGAAACTGAAAGAAATGACATGATAATTCAAACAAATAGTAGTAATGAATTAGAAGAAGACAGCCGAGTAGCGCCACTTCCTGAAAATGCAAAAGGACCAGCCATTCCCATGGATAAAGGATATTTAGTCGAAGAAATAGGAGATGGAATTTATGCAGTAATGGATGGCATTTTCACGACGATGTTCTTCACTACTGGCAAAGGTGTAATAGCGGTGGATGCACCACAGTCACTAGGAGAGAAGTATTTAAATGCGATCAAAGAAGTAACAGATGAACCGATAAAATATCTCATCTATACTCATGCACACAAAGATCATATTGGTGCTGCATCTTTGTTTCCTGATGATGTTGAGATTTTTGCGCATGAAGAAACAGCAAAAATATTAGAGAAACGCCAAGATCCTAACCGTCCAATCCCTACAAAACCATTTAAAGGTAGTCAGAAGAAGTTAAAACTTGGTAACAAGGAACTTCTATTAGATTATATGGGGGATAATCACCAAAGAGGTAACATATTTATTTATGCACCAGATCAAAAAGTTCTAATGGCTGTGGATATCATTTTTCCAGGTTGGGTACCTTTTCGTTATTTAGCTCTTTCTGAAGACATCCCAGGGTACATAGAAGCTCACGCTAAAATAATGGAATATGACTTTGACACATTAGTTGCTGGTCACGTTACGCGCTTAGGTACACGTGAGGATGTACAAACTCAAATTGACTACATGAATGATGTACAGAAAAATGCAGAAAATGCTCTGAAAACGACTGATCTTAATGCAATTGGGCAAAATGTCGGCTTTGAGAACCCTTGGCACCTCATGGATGTTTATTATGATGAGATGATCAAATCTTGTAATGACGCGACCGTTCCAAAATGGATTGATAAACTAGGTGGAGCTGATATATATACCGACACTCACTGCTCCAAAATAATAGATAGTTTACGACTTGATTAG
- a CDS encoding response regulator transcription factor, with the protein MIMPTILVVEDDNDIRELISEFLLSQQYHVKLASDGLEGFTMFQQYEEIDLIIMDIMMPNMDGFQFCQLIRQQSEVPIIMLTALEDDVEQIKGFELGIDDYITKPFSFNILIKRVEAILRRNKRPKNKSSTQLTYENLILDLQSFQAYEENGLVNLTKKEFELLQLLMENKGRVITREMMIDKLWGYDFYADTRVIDTHIKNLRKKINGDYIKTVVGLGYKINE; encoded by the coding sequence ATGATCATGCCTACAATTCTTGTCGTTGAAGATGACAATGATATTCGCGAACTAATTAGCGAATTTTTATTATCACAGCAGTATCATGTGAAATTGGCAAGTGACGGCCTTGAAGGGTTTACAATGTTTCAACAATATGAAGAAATAGACCTTATTATTATGGATATTATGATGCCGAATATGGATGGATTTCAATTTTGTCAACTTATAAGACAACAGTCTGAAGTTCCGATAATTATGCTTACTGCGTTAGAAGATGATGTTGAGCAAATTAAAGGTTTTGAGTTAGGCATTGACGATTATATTACAAAACCCTTTTCTTTTAACATTCTTATTAAGAGAGTAGAAGCCATACTAAGAAGAAATAAACGACCAAAGAATAAATCAAGCACACAGCTTACATATGAAAACTTAATTCTTGATTTACAATCCTTCCAAGCTTATGAAGAAAACGGTTTGGTGAACCTCACGAAGAAGGAATTTGAATTGCTTCAGCTGTTGATGGAAAATAAAGGAAGGGTGATTACGAGAGAAATGATGATTGATAAACTATGGGGATATGATTTTTATGCAGATACAAGAGTCATTGATACTCATATTAAGAATCTCCGAAAAAAAATAAACGGTGACTACATTAAAACAGTCGTGGGATTAGGATATAAGATAAATGAGTAA
- a CDS encoding HAMP domain-containing sensor histidine kinase, whose amino-acid sequence MSKFLSQMKHRGIVFKIFVITTLLLLSASLMIYFSIYFFLPGYYKDYKLNRLEIAMSDLIKETEGKSLPEFFEASQQYQDENNAMVYLIDTKSDYGLVTAPKDYLRQELLETNELEKSISLKERDYIIKISQTLQPVDEAQSAILRFFPYVIIVIFLISILGAMFYARILSKPLLELNSVGKKMAKLDFSTKSEYKAEDEIGELAETLNNMSSRLQRTIDDLHIANELLTKDIEHVKSIEAERKDLFAAISHELKTPITIVKGQLEGMLHRIGIYKDRDSYLKRSLNVMEDLEGLVKEILNLSKIENVGFNPSLTDVNISRTIQDIVYSFSYFSSDKKLNVSLEIDPDIIVQTDKNLLEKGLRNVIHNAMMYSPNEAEIQISCQKEDTNINVFVFNSGVFIEEDHLKSIFEPFNRLEKSRNRNSGGTGIGLYLVKRVFNIIHVQYEMKNVKNGVLFTINIPV is encoded by the coding sequence ATGAGTAAATTTCTTAGTCAAATGAAACATAGAGGTATTGTTTTCAAAATTTTTGTTATAACAACGCTATTACTATTAAGTGCTTCTTTAATGATTTACTTTTCAATTTATTTTTTCCTTCCAGGATATTATAAGGATTATAAATTGAATCGATTAGAAATAGCAATGTCCGATTTAATTAAAGAGACTGAAGGTAAGTCTTTACCAGAGTTCTTTGAAGCCTCACAACAATATCAGGATGAAAATAATGCAATGGTATACTTAATAGATACGAAAAGTGATTATGGTTTGGTTACAGCTCCAAAAGATTATCTTAGGCAAGAGTTATTAGAAACAAATGAATTAGAGAAGTCAATTTCTTTAAAAGAAAGAGATTATATTATTAAAATTTCTCAAACCTTGCAGCCCGTTGATGAAGCTCAAAGTGCTATATTAAGGTTTTTTCCTTATGTAATCATTGTCATTTTTCTCATTTCGATTTTAGGAGCTATGTTTTATGCAAGAATTTTATCCAAGCCTTTACTAGAGCTTAACTCAGTAGGGAAAAAAATGGCGAAACTAGATTTCTCAACTAAAAGTGAGTATAAAGCAGAGGATGAAATTGGTGAACTAGCAGAAACCTTAAATAATATGTCATCTAGGTTACAAAGGACAATAGATGATCTTCATATTGCAAATGAATTATTAACAAAAGACATCGAACATGTAAAAAGTATTGAAGCAGAAAGAAAAGATCTATTTGCGGCAATTTCACATGAATTAAAAACCCCGATCACGATCGTAAAAGGTCAACTAGAAGGGATGCTTCATCGTATAGGAATATATAAAGATCGCGATAGTTACTTGAAACGAAGCTTGAACGTGATGGAGGACCTTGAGGGTCTCGTTAAAGAAATTTTGAATCTTTCTAAAATCGAAAATGTAGGGTTTAATCCATCTTTAACTGACGTGAATATATCTAGAACTATACAGGATATTGTTTATTCTTTTTCCTATTTTTCATCTGACAAAAAATTAAATGTAAGTCTAGAAATTGATCCTGATATAATCGTTCAAACAGATAAAAACCTCTTAGAAAAAGGGTTAAGAAATGTTATTCATAATGCGATGATGTATTCTCCTAATGAAGCAGAAATTCAAATTTCTTGTCAGAAGGAAGATACAAATATTAACGTATTTGTATTCAATTCAGGTGTGTTCATTGAAGAAGACCACTTAAAATCAATCTTTGAGCCATTTAATAGATTGGAAAAGTCAAGGAATCGAAATTCTGGTGGTACAGGTATTGGATTGTATCTTGTAAAACGTGTTTTTAATATTATTCATGTACAATATGAAATGAAAAATGTGAAGAATGGTGTTTTATTTACGATTAATATTCCAGTATAA
- a CDS encoding class I SAM-dependent methyltransferase encodes MNNSYEDVFTEAEQLLKNNQDHDAEEKYLLLYDKEHKELSPIASFRLGEIYNRKKLVKESSQFHTNAFLQDPLLANKLIPETHPMYHFNYHSFKEPEHKVTACPLCSLQGELHSCYNSVTNVDFVQGFNPVRIWMQCRPCNHIFAHNYPSELNKILTNSSPELYFQKRVETLPIIGDIYSNIKRFSKGSKLLDIGTGAGEMAAVAKEFLYSITGVEIRPVYAKHVSDTLEIPIVKTDIMHYETNELYDVIILGDVIEHTPEPLKVLKKVRTLLKKDGILWISTPNFESGYTAIMKDKDAMWRVCEHVNYFSYTSLLKALEISGFVCMEYSASKRFYGSMELIVAKQ; translated from the coding sequence TTGAATAATAGTTACGAAGATGTCTTTACTGAGGCAGAGCAATTATTAAAAAATAATCAAGACCACGACGCCGAAGAAAAATATTTACTATTGTACGATAAAGAGCATAAAGAGCTTTCACCCATAGCTTCCTTTCGTTTAGGTGAAATTTATAATAGAAAAAAACTGGTGAAGGAATCGTCACAATTTCACACAAATGCTTTTCTACAAGACCCCTTGTTAGCTAATAAGCTAATACCAGAAACTCATCCTATGTATCATTTCAACTATCATTCTTTCAAAGAACCAGAACATAAGGTAACAGCCTGTCCATTATGTTCGTTACAAGGTGAACTTCATTCATGTTATAACTCCGTGACAAATGTAGACTTTGTGCAAGGGTTCAACCCTGTGAGGATATGGATGCAGTGTAGACCTTGTAACCATATTTTTGCTCATAATTATCCAAGTGAACTTAACAAGATTTTAACAAATTCATCTCCAGAATTGTATTTCCAAAAAAGGGTTGAAACTTTACCTATTATAGGAGATATCTATAGTAACATAAAGCGTTTTTCAAAAGGGAGCAAGTTGTTAGATATAGGAACAGGGGCTGGTGAAATGGCTGCTGTCGCTAAAGAGTTTCTTTATAGCATTACTGGAGTAGAAATACGTCCTGTATATGCTAAACATGTTAGTGATACGTTAGAAATACCTATCGTTAAAACAGATATTATGCATTATGAAACTAACGAATTATACGATGTGATCATCTTAGGAGATGTTATCGAGCACACACCTGAGCCATTGAAGGTGTTAAAGAAAGTCCGCACTCTGTTGAAAAAAGATGGAATACTATGGATTTCAACACCCAATTTTGAAAGTGGCTATACAGCAATCATGAAGGATAAAGATGCCATGTGGAGAGTTTGCGAACATGTAAATTATTTTTCATATACGTCATTGTTAAAAGCTTTAGAAATAAGCGGTTTTGTATGTATGGAGTACTCTGCTTCAAAAAGGTTTTATGGATCGATGGAGCTTATCGTAGCGAAACAATGA
- a CDS encoding glycosyltransferase, giving the protein MQISLCMIVKNEEEVLDNCLSSIAELMDEIIIVDTGSSDRTKGIAMKYTDKIYDFEWVDDFSKARNYSFSKATKDYIMWLDADDIVPNESQHKIAEIKKNLFDLNPDAIMMPYQYSFDSEGRPILTIYRNRIVKKECNFKWHGYVHEEIKVSGKVFKANIIIQHKKVRTKSDRNIKIYEKVIAEKKTLTPRDVLHYANECLDHQQFDKAIELFDTFLATEDQAKDFRNYACWKLADTYISLKDYEKAIEYCLTSFTIDSPRAEMCCRLAYCFQIKNEITQAISWYKIATNLDIPELEDRVTIFQEPCYTWLPHLELCSCYIHLKDYQNAKLHNDLAAKYIPDSSVVKEYNQFFHEITNQNN; this is encoded by the coding sequence ATGCAAATTAGCCTTTGTATGATTGTAAAGAATGAAGAAGAAGTATTAGATAATTGTTTATCTTCTATAGCCGAATTAATGGATGAAATTATTATTGTTGATACTGGATCATCGGATAGAACGAAGGGAATAGCAATGAAATATACTGATAAAATTTATGACTTTGAATGGGTAGATGACTTCTCAAAGGCTCGAAATTACTCCTTTTCAAAAGCTACGAAAGATTATATTATGTGGCTTGATGCAGATGATATTGTACCAAATGAAAGTCAGCATAAAATCGCTGAAATAAAGAAAAACCTGTTTGATCTTAACCCTGATGCGATCATGATGCCTTATCAATATAGCTTTGACTCAGAGGGAAGACCTATCTTAACAATCTATCGTAATCGGATAGTGAAGAAGGAATGTAATTTTAAATGGCATGGATATGTTCATGAGGAAATTAAAGTATCGGGTAAAGTATTCAAAGCAAATATTATTATTCAGCACAAAAAAGTCCGAACAAAATCAGATCGCAACATAAAAATATATGAAAAAGTCATTGCAGAAAAGAAAACGTTAACTCCGAGGGATGTGCTTCATTATGCAAATGAATGCTTAGATCATCAACAATTTGATAAAGCCATTGAATTATTCGACACCTTTTTGGCCACAGAAGATCAGGCTAAAGATTTTCGTAACTATGCATGTTGGAAGCTTGCGGATACTTATATTAGTCTAAAAGATTATGAAAAAGCAATTGAGTATTGTTTAACATCTTTTACAATTGATTCTCCGAGAGCAGAAATGTGTTGTAGATTAGCATATTGTTTTCAAATAAAAAACGAAATAACTCAGGCAATAAGCTGGTATAAAATAGCTACTAATCTTGATATCCCAGAATTAGAGGACCGTGTAACAATCTTTCAGGAACCATGTTACACATGGCTTCCTCACCTTGAATTGTGCAGCTGCTATATTCATTTAAAGGACTATCAAAATGCGAAATTGCATAATGACTTAGCAGCAAAATATATACCTGACAGTTCTGTAGTAAAGGAGTATAATCAGTTTTTTCATGAAATAACTAATCAGAATAATTGA